aactagaacagaactagaacagaactagaacagaactagaacagaactagaacagaactagaacagaactagaacagaactagaacagaactagaacaaaactataactaaaaatcaattaatctATCTCTTTCAGCTGCTTGGAAAATGGCTCCTGGTATCAGCATCCTGAAAGCGGTCAGGAGTGGTCCAATTACACCAACTGCATAGACTATGAAGATTTGGAGGTAATTCCATCTTAACATTCCAATTAAGAATTCCAACTAAATCCTTAATATAATCCATTTGTCCCAACAGTTTCGCACCTTTGTCAATGAGCTCTATGTCAAGGGCTATGCTGTCTCTTGTCTTGCTTTAATATTTTCCCTCATTATTTTCTTGGGTTTTAAGTAAGTGTTATCCCCTTCTTGTGtgtatgaatgtgtgtgtgtgagtgtttgtataaaagtaatctaaaaggattttgtttaatataaagacACTTTTAATATACTTACAAAAAAAGGTCCTTACGTTGCACCAGAATACGCATACATGTCCACCTCTTTGCCTCGTTGGCTTTTACTTGCGTCACATGGATTTTGTGGTATAAACTGGTCGTGGAGCAACCTGACATGATACGCAATAATCC
Above is a window of Lucilia cuprina isolate Lc7/37 unplaced genomic scaffold, ASM2204524v1 Scaffold_7954, whole genome shotgun sequence DNA encoding:
- the LOC124421252 gene encoding calcitonin gene-related peptide type 1 receptor-like, which encodes CLENGSWYQHPESGQEWSNYTNCIDYEDLEFRTFVNELYVKGYAVSCLALIFSLIIFLGFKSLRCTRIRIHVHLFASLAFTCVTWILWYKLVVEQPDMIRNNPYWCIGLHLVIHYFMLVNYFWMFCEGLHLHLVLVV